ACTAACTTGTCTGAACTTGATTGGTAGTCTTATAGCTTGATTTTTCTTGATCTGATGTTATGTTTTGTGCTCTGTGGCACTTTGAACTCTATCCGATTAAGCTCTTCATTAACAGTTTGCTTTAATTAGTGCTAAGTGTTTTGTAGGAGTTTATATTTGAGTAGTAACACTACAGTACGAGCCTGATCTTGTGTCTGTAGTTTGGCTTCAGGTCCATGCTGTCCTACTCGTGCTTACGTTGTCTTAGTAATATAATAGAGGAACTTTTGGCATGAATGAGTAACTGTGAAGTGTGTAGCGGGTTGATCAGTTTCCTACCTCCCTGTTTCTTATCTCTCCCAGTGTGATCAAGGAGGAGCTTCCTGACAATGAGCAGGACAAGGCAGCAGACATGGAGCTGTGTGAACGAGCCATCGATGATGGCAAAATGGTGCGCCGACCCTCCTCCCGCTGGCTCCCCCTGGTGGGCAGTATGCAGAACTACCACACAGCTTTTCGGCACCAGCGTTGATGACATGGCGTCTGTTTTTGTAACACCAACAGGAGGTGCAAGAGGGAAGTGACCACgaagagggggaggaggaggaggaagaggaagaggaggaaatGGAAGCAGAGGAGAGCTCTGATGAGTCTGACTCTGAGCTTGATGAGAAAGGTGACATCTTATTGGACAGCCTGAACATTCTGCTGAATGGGGAGGAACGTAAGACAGGTACCACATCTCATTCCTAACCCAAACCTCATTCACCTCTGCTGTGTGCTTCTGTGCCGGACAGAGAACTTCCAGGCAGACCTGGCCAACATCACATGTGAGATCGCCATCAAGCAGAAGCTGATCGATGAACTGGAGAACAGCCAACGGAGGCTGCACACGCTCAAGCAGCAGTACGAGCAGAAACTGATGATGCTGCAGTGCAAGATCCGGGATACTCAGCTGGAGAGGGACCGCGTGCTACACAACATGGGTGGGTGTAGCTGGAGGCCTCTCCCGCCCGCTCTCCATAGCCCTGGGGCTCCATAGTCACGGGCTCTCACGTTTTTCAGGTTCGGTGGAGACCTTCACCGAGGAGAAGGCCAAGAAGATCAAGGCCGAGTATGAGAAGAAGCTGAGCCTGATGAACAAGGAGATGCAGAAGCTGCAGTCGGCCCAGAAGGAGCACGCCAGGCTACTGAAAAACCAGTCACAGTACGAGAAGCAGCTGAAGAAGCTGCAGCAGGACGTGGTGGAGATGAAGAAGACCAAGGTACTGTCGGGCGGCCGCCAGGGCCAGCAGGACCCGTGAGTGTCAGTGGGAGAAGACCTGGTCTCACAGTAGCATCTCCTCAGGTTCGCCTCATGAAGCAGATGAAGGAGCAGCAGGAGAAGAACCGCATGACCGAGTCAAGACGGAACCGTGAGATTGCTACCCTGAAAAAGGACCAACGCAGACAAGAGGTGGGCATTAAGGGGGGGGTCAACCAGGCATGAAGTAGGCACTCAAGGGGGTCAACCAGGCAGGAGGGGGCACCAGGGGGGCAGTAAATCAAGCAGGAGGTGGGCACTCAGGATGAGGTGGGGTTAAATCAGGCAAGAGGTGGGCATTGAGGGGGGTAAATCAAGCAGGCAGGAGGTGGGCAATGGGGGGGGGTAAATCAGGCAGGAGGTAGGGTAAACCAGGCAGGAGGTGggcactgggtgggggggggggtaaatcaGGCAGGAGGTGGGCACTGAGGGGGGGGTAAATCAGGCAGGAGGTGGCAATTGGGGGTGCAGGGGTAGTTTTCTAGGTAATTTCCTTTGGATTTTCCTGCTGCATTTGAGCTGTTGTTCTACATCCTGCCCCACAGCATCAGCTCAAGCTTCTAGAGGCACAGAAGCGACAGCAGGAGCTGATCCTGCGCAGGAAGACCGAGGAGGTGAGAGGCAGCCAGCTAACTGCTGGGCGTGGCTACAGGCAGCCAGCTAACTGCTGGGCGTGGCTACAGGCAGCCAGCTAACTGCTGGGCGTGGCTACAGGCAACCAGCTAACTGCTGGGCGTGGCTACAGGCAGCCAGCTAACTGCTGGGCGTGGCTACAGGCAGCCAGCTAACTGCTGGGCGTGGCTACAGGCAGCCAGCTAACTGCTGGGCGTGGCTACAGGCAGCCAGCTAATTCCTGGGCGTGGCTACAGGCAGCCAGCTAACTACTGGGCGTGGCTACAGGCAGCCAGCTAACTGCTGGGCGTGGCTACAGGCAGCCAGCTAACTGCTGGGCGTGGCTACAGGCAGCCAGCTAACTGCTGGGCGTGGCTACAGGTCGGccaaactttaaaaaaaggtcctTGGCTTTAATTATCAGCTATTCAAAAAATGGACTCTGGACCTGTTTAAACATCTCATGTCTGTGTCAGGTAGAGTTTGGATGAGATTCATAACTAACTTTCTTTTTAAAGCAGAGCTAAATGCTGATATTTAGTCTAATTACTTAGCAGTTCCTTTTTCACGGGTTTTGAGCTCCTTTGACCTCCCGGTGACCCTGTCACAGGTCACCGCCTTGCGGCGTCAGGCGAGGCCAGCGTCGGGGAAGGTGAACCGCAAGGTGAGCTTACCGGAGCCACTCCAGGACCCCTCCCATCGGACCCCTGCCGGCCGCATGCTCTCTGGTGGCGGTGTGGTGGCTCCCAACGGATCCAGGTACCTCTTCTACGGCTCTGCTCCACTGTACCGGGGGTATGGGGGGGTGCGGGTCGGGTCGGGCCTAACGTGGACCTGCTTCTGTCCCAGGAAGTACCAGCAACGCCTCGGTGGCGTGTACTCCACCAGGATGGCCCGGACCAAGTGGCAGTCCCTGGAGCGTCGTATCTCTGACATCATCATGCAGAGGATGACCATCTCCAACATGGAAACTGACATGAACCGACTTCTCAAGGTGTGTCTTCTAGGCTGAGACTCTGGGTctccaccagcagggggagctacCGCAGGTGACTCGACATCAGCCATTCCCGTGTTTTTGATCTCTTTTATTCATCCTTGGATAACAGCAACGTGAAGAACTGACCAAACGGAGGGAGAAGGTTTCCAAGAAGAGAGACAAAATCGCCACAGAGGGGGCGGACGCAGACAAGACGGTGCAGGCCCTGAACGAGGAGATGGAGTCCCTGACAGCCAACATCGACTACATCAATGACAGCATTGCTGACTGCCAAGCCAACATCATGCAGATGGAGGAGGCGAAGGTACCAGCAACATCTCGGTCTATCCTCACACCATCGAGACCCTCTGCTTGAAGACCATGGAGCCATGGAAGCCTGTAAGTGAGCTCTAAAGCCTGTTTCCACCAACAGGAGGAGGGTGACACCGTGGACGTGACGGCCGTGATCAGCTCCTGCACCCTCTCGGAGGCCCGCTACCTGCTAGACCACTTCCTGTCCATGGCCATCAACAAGGTACCTTCTGAACGATGAGCTACACGTGTTATTAACTGGGCCAGGCTAATGAGTAAAGTCTGCGTCATTGTTTCAGACACTAAATTCACTACAGAGTCGGCATTTCGGTCACGTTTCACAGTTTGCGGTGCTTATTTCTTCTGGTTGATCTACGCGTGACCGTTCTGTTGACCGTGAGTCTGATATGAAGGATGTTCACACTCGTACAGCATGACTCGCACCTCCTGTAGATGTACGTACGCATGAACGTGTCGGTACGTCACCGAGCGGCAGGCTAGGCTGTTCCCAGGCCCCAGTGTGTAGGAGAACGCGACACGTTAAAGGTTCCATCTGCTCCGTCCAGGGACTGCAGGCGGCCCAGAAGGAGTCGCAGATCAAGGTGATGGAGGGCCGCCTCAAGCAGACGGAGATCAACAGTGCCACTCAGAACCAGCTGCTGTTCCACATGCTGAAGGAGAAGGCGGAGTTCAACCCCGAGCTGGATGCCCTGCTTGGCAACGCGCTGCAAGGTAGCACCAGCCTTGCGGGCAGGTGCTGTGCAGACCTGGCCTTGGAGTGCTGAGCCTCGGGAATGGATGCTGACGTCTGGGGTCACGGCGACAGCAAGGGTCACTGAGGTCGTACCCAGAATTAGCGTGCGACTGGGGCGGCACAGATGCTCAGCGCAGTAACCCTCTACACCCACCAGGTGTCAGTATTTTTGACTGAATAGTGGTTCCCTCTCACATGCCGGACCCCGGGCCCCGATGGCAGCATCTCTCCCCGACGCCGCTTCTGGCATTAGAGCCCAGTTATGGCCGCTTCTTCTTCCTCTTGGCTTCGGTTGGGTCGGGATCAGCCTGTTgatctgtgtgtttctgtccccCCTGTCGCCCAAATCCAAACAGAGCTGGGTAACATACCAGCAGGTGAGTATCGGACGTCGGGCCCTCTTGCTGCCACCGTAATGCGTGCATGGGCCCTACCGCTAACCTGCGGGCGTAGCCGCGCCAAGCGGTACAGCATGCGGTGCTTTGCTGCGACGctcccccgccccgcccccccaccactgaCCCCACGCTGCAGCCACGCATTAGAACCCCTAACCATCCTTAGAGTGCCTTCTAGACTGGACCTGATACCGGGATCTGTGGACCCTCCCAGGACCCCCGTCTGCTCTTGAGTCCGCTGTCGTGCACTTAACCTGACGTCTGAtctctgaccccccccacccccagccgtCGGTTCTGTTGACTTCAGAGATCCGAGCTGAGCTGCTGTTTTTGCCGCATCTCCAAACAGCATGTCATTCGAGCCGCTGTGTCCGTCCGCTTTGCCTTTTTTTTGCCAAGTGTGTTTGTGCACAGATCTCTGTTTGCGTAAGGCTCCAAGAGAAGGAAGATACCCACGCACTTGGTATATATGCGCGCCATTTCTGAAAGCATTAGTGGCCCGTGTGAGAGCGGCGGCTCAGCCGCTATGACCGCTGACTGGCGATGTTTTCGTCACACAGAGAACGGAGAAGAGAGCAGCAGCGACGAGTCTGCGCAGAGTCCTGCGGCCGAAGGGAGGTAAGGTCCCGACCAGCCTCCGTCGCCGTGGAGATGCTAGTATGCGTTTTGTCATGGATTTGACCCCCGTGTGTCGccctccccagctccctggcttCCGACCTCATGAAACTCTGCGGGGAGAGCAGACAGAGGAGTAAGGTATTTCCCTCAAAGTCGCCGCACTCTGTGAGATGGACCACGGCCTCGAATGGCCTTCGTGGTTGGATGTTGACAGTATGTTTTATATGGCTGGCGTGCTGTACCAGTGATCGGAAGCTCAAATCCCAGGATCCTAGGAGTGATGTCACCGGGTGATGTGACCCTTAACTGCTAATTGCTACAGGGACTGTTTGACCCTGCTTTGTCAATTCCACgtcgctttggatgaaagcatgTGAATGTATACTTGCGCGTTTTTCTTGCTTGTGTGGCACGAGTGACCTGGTCTCCCCGTGTCTGTCCCTGGCACAGGCTCGCAGAAGGACCACCACCCAGATGGAGCTGCTCTATGCCAACAGCACCGACCCCTCATCTGATGTATCTGCTGGAGAATTCTCCTCCCCCCTCTTTCCATTGGCTGAGACCCAGGAAGGGGGCGGGGACCCAGAGGGCACCGGGGTGTCCCATAGGGATAGGGACTTCCTGGGTCCTGCTGCAGGCTTGTCCTTAAAGCTGGGTAGCATGTAAGTTTGGACCAGCACGCTAACCTCACTCACCCATCTGCATGAATGCACGCTTGCTGCTGCAGCCGCTGtcctttttgtttctttcctATCTGAAagcaacccccacccccccaaaaaatacacAGACTGCCCTGCAATGGAAACACAAGCAGACACATACAAGGTTTGCGATGAGCTTTTCTCTAAGGCTGCATTACACCATAGCATGTAGCTTGTGAGCACCATGTCTTTACGTTTAACTCCAGTGTAACTCATCCGTAATTGAAGTTGCTCGGTAACTTGGACAGAAAAAAAACGTGACACTGCTCTCAGATCAGCTGCCCTGAGCTCCAGTGGGGAAGGGTGACCCCTGCTTGGGACGGTCTGTCGCCCTCTGCTGCGACTCCTCTCAGCTACATGGCTCTGTCTGTTCCTTCTGAGGTTCGTTTGGCTGTTTCCTACTGGTCTGCTCAGTTCGTCCACAAACTGTAACCTTAATGGGTCTGAAATCACTTTCCTAAACACCCACGGCTGGGCTCAGTGAGTCTCTAACACTTTTATCAGAGAAACAGCTTGGGGACACCTTTCGGTGCGACACACAGTTTGGGTGTCACACTATAAAGAGCCCCCAGCGCACGAATGACTAATGAAGAAGGACCTTGAATTTGGGACTGGGTAACCAGGTAACGGTCCACATACTCCAACCCATACTGCATGTCCTACACTGTCTGTACATACCTGATGGGTCTTATTCTGTTTGCCTTGAGTTCTGCCTCTTCCACCCCATCCGCCCTCTCCCGGCGCCGTCATTAACTGTACACACGCCTGTTCAAACATCAGCTCCAGTGCACGGCCTCTCCCGGGGGCTGAGAGGAGACCGCCTGAGCCCTCCCCTCTCACCAGGAGGAAGATGTATGAGAAGGCCCAAATGGCAGTCGACAAGGTCAAGGGCAAGGAGATGAAACAGTAAGAGctagcgccgccctgctggccggAGGCTGAAGTGACGATGAGCTGCTGTTATCAGCCCTTGACGTGCACAGAAAAAGCATGTTTTTATAAAATCAGTGATGGCACAGGCTGATCTCATTCTCTTCTCAAGTCCTACACTGAATGTGAACATCTTTAATTAGACTCAAAGCATCTTTCTCCACTCAGTTAATTTGTGCTcgctgtgtgtatttgtgtaagTTTATGCACAAGTATAAGTCAGTCAGATATTCACAGTAATAAGAAGCAAATCTGCAGTTTGAGCAGACATTCAGTGTTTGACTTCCTGATCAACATTTTGGCCATTTGATTAAAACTTCCCTAATGTCTTAGAGTACCTCACCCCATCCACTGTTTCCTGTACTTCTTCCCAAGCATTTTCTGAGCTCCAGCTTAGAGTTTGAGGAAACATGGCTCACGGCTGTCACCCCTCGCGATCCTAGTTAATGGCTCTGTGGCTCTGTAGTCTGTTTGATCTGCATCGCTGTAGTATGGCTGATGGTCTCATACTTCTGACTCTAAACCCCACCCTCCTGCTGCTCCCCGGGGCCGGTCCAGGACCACAGAGTCACATAGAGTCACGGTGCCGTAGAGTTCAGGATGCCGACACGTGCGGCATGGCTGCGGTTTGCCGactgcctctgcctctgcctcagCCTCCATGTCTACCTCCCCAGCCCCGACTCAGGGACCCCCGAGGCCGGCGcgtccctcccctcccctccggGCCGCTTCCAGCAGAACGTTTTTAATCGCCTAACGCTTCCTCTCGAGAGTGCAGATCCTCCACTCAATAAGTAAGACAAAAACCACCCAGAGACTTTGACTGAGCATTAATAAGTGAGAACTTTATTTCACAGATTTAGTTAGATTCAGACATTACTTGTGTAGAGTGATTGTCCTTGATATTATTGGCAGTATAACAACATACAGAGTGGAAAATTTAAAATTTCTTTAATGTAACTTCAATGTAATTACTATGGCTAAGGTGACATCATCCCCTAGAAAGGGTGATACTTCAGAAGGTCATGAATGTGTAGCACTGCTCCATCTTCATGCTGCAGTCCCAGTCTCCCAGTCTCGCTGTCATGTTGGTGGAGGCGTGCTGGCCATCCTCCTGATCCTgtcctcctggacgcctccctgtctctctctctcgtaaCTCTGGCTCCTTCCCCCTGAGCACTAACCCTCCTGCCCCTTTTTTCTCTGCGAGGCGACACGTCTGGTGATGCGAGCGGCTCGCCCTGTGCCTTGTCGTCAGACACGATGCCCCGGTGTGTCCGTGCTCTCTTCCTGCGCCGGCCAAGGAGAGAGGAGGCGCTGTCGTTAGTAACTGCAGTGGTGGGGGGCAGAGGTCCCGGAGTGGGGTCCTGCTGCTTCTCAGTCACTGTCACGGTTGCTTTCCTTTTCGACTAAACACTACGTGTCTCTCGGCTGACTCGTCCATGATGTCACTTCCTTTCCCGCCTCTCACCGTTTCCTGCAGACCTGGAGGTTTAGGGACTCTGTGAGGTCTCTCGGCCTGTTCCCGTTTCcttctgtgggggtgggggattttttcgttttttttttttcttttttgctgcaTGTGGACGGGCGGCTGTGTCATGCATGCAGGGGGGCGGGGCGTGGTCACATGGTCATGTGCATGCTGCATTTGCGGTTTGCGGTTTTCACGTTTGCCTGTGTGGCCGGGGTCGCGGCGTCCTGTGAGGGGTGGGCGTGACCCTTTTGTCTGTGTGCCCCGCCCACAGAGGCGTGATCAACCCCGTGCCGTCATCCAAAAGCGGCCGGGCAGCGACACTGCAGTGTGTCCACGTGGCCGAGGGACACAGCAAGGCCGTGCTCTGCGTCGACTGCACCGACGACCTGCTCTTCACTGGCTCCAAGGGTCAGGTCGCCGTGCCAAccccttcccagcatgcatcgGGTCCCAACCATCATGTTCTCCACATTTTCTGAACAACTGCGCATCTTTACACCTTCATATATTTATCTATGACTTGAAATATGGCCATAGAAATCTGCAATAAATGTCATCTCTTTGGTGTGTGTTACCGTCCCAAAGTGGTTTGTGTAGGAAGATGTCACCTGCCAGGTGAAACTCTATCCTACCTGTAAGCGTGATGTCAACAAGTCAGAGTAATGATGACCTCCCGATGACCTCTGTCTTTCAGACCGCACCTGTAAGGTGTGGAACCTGGTGACTGGGCAGGAGATCATGTCCCTAGGAGCTCACCCTAACAACGTGGTGTCTGTGAAGTACTGTTCCAGCCTGGTCTTCACCGTCTCTACCTCATACGTCAAGGTCTGGGACATTCGGGATTCGGCCAAGTGCATCCGGACACTGACGTGAGCGCTTCTGCCCTCTTGTGGTCATTCATATCTTCTCTGACTTTACCATGCACACGTAGAAGGGATTATGCATTACTCCGCACATGTGCACCCACACTCTTGTTTCTGTGCATGTGCCGCAGGTCTTCCGGTCAGGTGAACACCGGCGACGCCTGTGCGGCCAACACTAACCGCACCGTCACCATCCCAGCGGGGGAGAACCAGATCAACCAGATCGCCCTGAACCCCACGGGCACCCTCCTGTACGCAGCGGCTGGCAACTCTGTCCGCATGTGGGACCTGAGGAAGTACGACCTTTGACCCCTGACCTTTGCTTACATATTGCAGCCAGTGGGGCTTTGCTTCAGACAGAATGGGtaaccaccccctccccacctctccCTCAGGTTCGTGTCCTTAGGGAAGCTCACTGGACATCTTGGCCCAGTTATGTGTCTTACAGTGGACCAGACAAGCAAAGGTCAGGATCTGGTCATCACTGGTTCTAAGGACCATTACATTAAGGTAAGGACCATTTGTCCATACGTCCTGCTAAGGGATCAGGGGTCTCCGTGGTCCGGTGGTACAGTGAGGTGGTGAAGAATCTCACCCAGaggcaattctaggatttttttatgGTGGAGGGCATAAGAAGATCCATAAGTCATACACAAGGGCCGACCTTTTCTTTacccaatgatatgttttgaatcggtgagtgacaggggatggTATActctgggagccaatcagctttcagctggggccagtgcccctgtgaccCCTCCCCTGTACGTGCCCCTAATGCCCCCTTTCCTTTAGGGATTCCTTGTGAACTTCTCTGCTTTTCTGGGGATTGTTCTGCAGATGTTTGACGTGTCGGAGGGCACGCAGGGCAGCGTGAGCCCCACACACAACTTCGAGCCCCCCCATTACGACGGCATCGAGTCGCTGACCGTGCAGGCGGACGAGCTGTTCAGCGGCTCCCGGGACAACGGGATCAAGAAGTGGGATCTGTCCCGCAAAGACTTGCTGCAGGTGAGGGGCGGCCATCACACGTCTCCTCGTTAACTGCTTAATGCGATCTGTTAACTGGcacactaacgggggggaggctTGAGTAAGATGATCGAAGTCTTCCTGTCTCCCTCAGCAAGTGCCAAATGCCCACCGCGACTGGGTGTGTGCGCTGGGCCTGGTGCCCGGCTGCCCTGCCCTGCTGAGCGGCTGCAGAGGGGGGGTGCTCAAGCTGTGGCACTCGGACACGCTGGCGGCCTTGGGGGAGATCCGAGGGCACGAGAGCCCCATTAATGGCATCTCCACCAACAGCACCCACCTCTTCACCGCCTCCGAGTGAGTGCACCTCCCCACACACGCCTCTGGCTCTCCACCCAGTCCTCACCTCTCTGGCACCTCACGGTCTCCATCTACGATGCTGAGTGCTGTGGCATCTTGTTTGTGTGATCGACAGTGACCGGACGGTGAAGATCTGGCGCGGGAGGGGGTCCATCGACGGCATGGCAGATGCGCTCGATCCCACGGAAGACGTCGCCAGTAACTGATCAGGGTGTGCGGCCCATATGACTTGGAGAGGttcctgggggggagggggtcctgaAGCGAAGGCCAGCAGCACGACGCActttggggggggaggctgggggtggtggtgatggGGAGTGGCCTGGACCCAAGCCTGTCTGGTCCATCTGCAATGTCATGTCCAAAGTGAAACGGGACCGTTACAGCTGATGTCTCCCGTTCGGCTCATGATGGACGTCCCTGGACGTGTCTCACTGCTTGCGTCCTCTTCCCCAATCCATACTCAAAGCTGTATAGTGTCCTGATAGGAAGCTTAGCAAGCTCAACACAAGTGGGTCCAACACGAAAGACGTGGGGGCGAGGTGTCCAACAGCCGGTCCCAAACCAGTCCACAGAAGACATGTCCGTGACTCAGTGTAGAGTTCAGTCAGACTGTATATCGAGTTTCTGTCGTCTTAAGTGAGAGTGACTTTGTGTTAACAGAAACTAAACCACCAAGGTTTGCTTTGATGTCAGACAGTTAGTGTGAACAGTCCTGGGTTCCTCTCAGCAGTAACTGCGCTACTCACAGTATTCAGAGCGTGATGTTCCTCTGTTCTCCCCAGCGTTGTTCTTCATATCCCTTCTAGCCTTCACTGATCATTGTCATCCACACATTCTCTAACATGATGCTGTTGAAAGCCTAGAAGATCTGACTAGATGTTCCTGCTGCTGCATCTGCATACTAACCAGTATATCCCACATGTGAGGCCCACCCCACAGGTGCAAGCTGTACATATCCTTCCATGCGAGGACAGAGAGCTCTCCGTAAGCCTAATTCTGTAGACATTTCAGTAACACTAC
This window of the Paramormyrops kingsleyae isolate MSU_618 chromosome 1, PKINGS_0.4, whole genome shotgun sequence genome carries:
- the kif21a gene encoding kinesin-like protein KIF21A isoform X2, which encodes MSQGQDESSVRVALRIRPQLPREKIEGCHICTFVTPGEPQVILGKDKAFTYDYVFDMDTQQDAIYANCTEKLIEGCFEGYNATIFAYGQTGSGKTYTMGTGFDVSIADEELGIIPRAVVHLFKGIEERRQAAIEQGRPVPEFKISAQFLELYNEEVLDLFDSTRDLEARKQKSNIKIHEDANGGIYTVGVTTRMVTSETEMIQCLKLGALSRTTASTQMNVQSSRSHAIFTIHLCQVRVCTPDNEMDNRMANGSSEMNEFETLTAKFHFVDLAGSERLKRTGATGDRAREGISINCGLLALGNVISALGDKSKRSTHVPYRDSKLTRLLQDSLGGNSQTVMIACISPSDRDFMETLNTLKYANRARNIKNRVMVNQDKASQQISALRTEIARLQMELMEYKTGKRIVGEDGIESINDMFHENSMLQTENNNLRVRVKAMQETIDAQRARLTQLLSDQANQALARAGEGNEEIGNMIQNYIKEIEDLRAKLLESEAVNENLRKNLSRASTRSSFYGGPGSFSPALLAPEKETSDIIEIAKKDLEKLKRKERRKKKKLQLLEESRQEEVEDDSVIKEELPDNEQDKAADMELCERAIDDGKMEVQEGSDHEEGEEEEEEEEEEMEAEESSDESDSELDEKENFQADLANITCEIAIKQKLIDELENSQRRLHTLKQQYEQKLMMLQCKIRDTQLERDRVLHNMGSVETFTEEKAKKIKAEYEKKLSLMNKEMQKLQSAQKEHARLLKNQSQYEKQLKKLQQDVVEMKKTKVRLMKQMKEQQEKNRMTESRRNREIATLKKDQRRQEHQLKLLEAQKRQQELILRRKTEEVTALRRQARPASGKVNRKVSLPEPLQDPSHRTPAGRMLSGGGVVAPNGSRKYQQRLGGVYSTRMARTKWQSLERRISDIIMQRMTISNMETDMNRLLKQREELTKRREKVSKKRDKIATEGADADKTVQALNEEMESLTANIDYINDSIADCQANIMQMEEAKEEGDTVDVTAVISSCTLSEARYLLDHFLSMAINKGLQAAQKESQIKVMEGRLKQTEINSATQNQLLFHMLKEKAEFNPELDALLGNALQELGNIPAENGEESSSDESAQSPAAEGSSLASDLMKLCGESRQRSKARRRTTTQMELLYANSTDPSSDVSAGEFSSPLFPLAETQEGGGDPEGTGVSHRDRDFLGPAAGLSLKLGSISSARPLPGAERRPPEPSPLTRRKMYEKAQMAVDKVKGKEMKHPDSGTPEAGASLPSPPGRFQQNVFNRLTLPLESADPPLNKGVINPVPSSKSGRAATLQCVHVAEGHSKAVLCVDCTDDLLFTGSKDRTCKVWNLVTGQEIMSLGAHPNNVVSVKYCSSLVFTVSTSYVKVWDIRDSAKCIRTLTSSGQVNTGDACAANTNRTVTIPAGENQINQIALNPTGTLLYAAAGNSVRMWDLRKFVSLGKLTGHLGPVMCLTVDQTSKGQDLVITGSKDHYIKMFDVSEGTQGSVSPTHNFEPPHYDGIESLTVQADELFSGSRDNGIKKWDLSRKDLLQQVPNAHRDWVCALGLVPGCPALLSGCRGGVLKLWHSDTLAALGEIRGHESPINGISTNSTHLFTASDDRTVKIWRGRGSIDGMADALDPTEDVASN